One Peptostreptococcus equinus genomic window carries:
- the typA gene encoding translational GTPase TypA, producing the protein MSNKDKIINIAVIAHVDAGKSTLVDAFLNQSGVFRENETVRDCVMDSNDIEQERGITIYSKNCSIRHGDYKINIVDTPGHSDFSSEVERVLKTVDTVILLVDATEGPMPQTRFVLQKSLEQGHRPILFINKIDKKDQRAEEVVNEVFDLFVELDANDEQCDFPIIYGIAKQGVALKELDDEQKDLSPLFDTIINHVDAYPNYDDEALQLQISALAYDDYIGRLGIGRVFKGTVNSNEQISICSEGNEPRRGKISKMSVYEGLKQVETTQAMSGEMVVIAGIPDISIGETICAVDNPLPMGEILIEEPTLSMNFMVNDSPFVGRSGKFVTTRHIRDRLEKELEVNVGLKVEPLDTTDGYRVSGRGELHLSILIENMRREGYELGVSKPQVLMHKDENNNIVEPIERVIVSCPDTYSGTIINDLNLRKGMMESMEVDDSGYVKIEYMVPTRGLLGYRSEFINVTRGEGTLLSSFERFEEYKGEIPTRLNGVLISQTPGKTMGYALNALASRGTLFVDPAVDVYEGMIIGMNSRKEDMVVNPCKNKKMSNVRASGSDDAIKLAPPKVFSLEESLEFIEDDELVEVTPDSIRLRKKILNEQDRIKYNRSLQNKTV; encoded by the coding sequence GTGAGTAATAAAGATAAAATAATTAATATAGCAGTAATTGCACATGTTGATGCTGGTAAATCTACCCTAGTTGATGCATTTTTAAATCAGAGTGGTGTATTTAGGGAAAATGAAACAGTTAGAGATTGTGTAATGGATAGCAATGATATAGAACAGGAAAGAGGAATAACAATCTATTCAAAGAACTGTTCAATCAGACATGGTGACTACAAAATAAACATAGTGGATACACCTGGACATAGTGACTTCTCTTCTGAAGTTGAAAGAGTTCTAAAGACTGTTGACACAGTCATACTATTAGTTGACGCAACTGAAGGGCCAATGCCTCAAACAAGATTTGTGCTTCAAAAGTCACTTGAACAGGGCCATAGACCTATTTTATTTATAAATAAAATAGATAAGAAAGATCAAAGAGCCGAAGAGGTTGTCAATGAAGTATTCGACTTATTTGTTGAATTAGATGCAAATGATGAACAATGTGACTTCCCTATTATATACGGTATAGCTAAACAAGGTGTAGCATTAAAAGAGTTAGATGATGAGCAAAAAGATTTATCTCCTTTATTTGATACAATAATAAATCATGTAGATGCATATCCTAACTATGATGATGAAGCATTACAGCTACAAATTTCTGCACTAGCTTACGATGATTATATTGGTAGACTAGGTATTGGTAGAGTATTCAAGGGTACTGTAAATTCAAATGAACAAATTTCTATTTGTTCTGAAGGTAATGAGCCTAGAAGAGGTAAAATATCTAAGATGTCAGTATATGAAGGATTAAAACAAGTAGAAACTACACAAGCTATGAGTGGTGAAATGGTTGTTATAGCTGGTATTCCTGATATATCAATCGGTGAAACAATATGTGCTGTTGACAATCCACTACCTATGGGTGAAATATTAATAGAGGAGCCTACTCTATCAATGAATTTTATGGTAAATGATTCACCATTTGTAGGTAGAAGTGGTAAATTCGTTACAACAAGACATATAAGAGATAGATTAGAAAAAGAATTAGAAGTTAATGTTGGTTTAAAAGTTGAACCTTTAGATACAACAGATGGATATAGAGTTAGCGGACGTGGAGAACTTCACCTCTCAATACTAATAGAAAATATGAGACGTGAAGGTTATGAATTAGGAGTTTCAAAACCACAAGTATTAATGCATAAAGATGAAAATAATAATATAGTAGAACCAATAGAAAGAGTTATTGTATCTTGTCCCGACACTTATTCAGGTACAATAATCAATGATCTAAATCTTAGAAAAGGTATGATGGAATCTATGGAAGTTGATGATTCTGGATATGTAAAAATTGAATATATGGTTCCAACAAGAGGATTATTAGGTTACAGAAGTGAATTCATAAATGTAACTAGAGGTGAAGGTACTCTTCTTTCTTCATTCGAAAGATTTGAAGAATACAAAGGCGAAATACCAACTAGATTAAATGGTGTTTTGATTTCACAAACACCTGGTAAGACTATGGGATATGCTCTTAATGCACTCGCTTCAAGAGGTACATTATTTGTTGATCCTGCTGTAGATGTATACGAAGGTATGATTATAGGAATGAATTCTAGAAAAGAAGATATGGTTGTAAACCCTTGTAAAAATAAGAAAATGAGTAATGTCAGAGCTTCTGGATCAGATGATGCAATCAAACTAGCTCCACCAAAAGTATTCTCTCTTGAAGAATCTTTAGAATTTATTGAAGATGATGAACTTGTAGAAGTAACTCCAGATTCAATTAGATTGAGAAAGAAAATTTTAAACGAACAAGATAGAATTAAATATAATAGATCACTACAAAATAAAACAGTATAG
- a CDS encoding heavy metal translocating P-type ATPase, producing MTQSINDDLYNDNEITINTNKEINTSKISFKIDGMSCSACARAAERALNKTEGVSLANVNIATEKAYVEYDSSITGLKDFKSAIKSAGFKLVSEDGKNFSTGDNLFNRFLVSIILATMLFIISMGPMIGITLPNIISPHHNPINYAIIQIVLVIPIMMAGNKFYTNGYKSLLKLSPNMDTLVAISTTAAFLFSFYNTVKMYIYPDYLKQLMDSHTHLPLYFESCGVIIALIMLGKHLESRSKSKTSKSIKSLINLKAKKAILYIDGVEKEVEIDNVKTGDILIIKPGQKIPVDGEVIYGSTSVDESMLTGEAIAIEKSIGDKLVGASINKNGNIRMIAQKVGDDTTLSQIIKLVEDAQNRKAPIANLADLVSSYFVPIVMSIATISAFIWYFVGKSTFEFALTIFVSVLVIACPCALGLATPTAIMVGTGKGAENGILIKGGDSLEIAKDIKTVAFDKTGTITEGNPRLTDFMVEDESYSENYLLGLIASIEKKSEHPLADAIVDYANKFGIEFLDIDQFINIEGMGIKSSLDNTEILIGNSKLMYKNSVSNVEQVFNKYKDRIDDGKSYIYIAIDGKCVAMIFVADVIRKSSISAVRKLKDLGIEVVMITGDNDLIASSIAQKVGIDKYYANILPADKASIVEGLKSSGKKVAMVGDGINDAPALATSDLGIAIGNGTDVAIESADIILIKNDINDVSKAIRLSKSTIKNIKENLAWAFIYNIIGIPFAAGIIYAFGGQLLNPMISAAAMSLSSVSVVLNALRLNRFK from the coding sequence ATGACACAAAGTATTAATGATGATTTATATAATGATAATGAGATTACAATAAATACAAATAAAGAAATAAATACAAGTAAAATATCATTTAAGATAGATGGAATGTCTTGTTCAGCATGTGCTAGGGCTGCGGAAAGAGCACTAAATAAAACAGAAGGTGTATCATTAGCTAATGTTAATATAGCTACTGAGAAAGCTTATGTAGAGTATGATTCTAGTATTACTGGTCTAAAAGATTTTAAAAGTGCAATAAAATCTGCAGGATTTAAGCTTGTAAGTGAAGATGGTAAAAATTTTTCGACAGGTGATAATTTATTTAATAGGTTTCTTGTATCCATTATACTAGCTACAATGCTATTTATAATATCAATGGGTCCTATGATTGGTATTACTTTGCCAAATATAATATCTCCACATCATAATCCTATAAATTATGCAATTATACAAATTGTTTTAGTAATACCAATTATGATGGCAGGAAATAAATTTTACACCAACGGTTATAAAAGCTTATTGAAACTAAGTCCTAATATGGATACACTAGTAGCTATATCTACTACAGCAGCATTTTTATTTTCATTTTATAATACAGTGAAAATGTATATTTATCCAGATTATTTAAAACAGTTAATGGACTCACACACACATTTACCCCTATACTTTGAAAGTTGTGGCGTAATAATTGCACTGATAATGTTAGGTAAACATTTGGAGTCAAGGAGTAAATCTAAAACTTCAAAATCCATAAAATCACTTATAAATTTAAAAGCTAAAAAAGCAATTTTATATATTGACGGTGTAGAAAAAGAAGTTGAAATAGATAATGTAAAGACTGGTGATATTTTGATAATAAAGCCAGGCCAAAAAATACCTGTAGATGGTGAAGTAATTTACGGTAGTACATCAGTTGATGAATCTATGCTTACTGGAGAAGCAATTGCTATAGAAAAAAGTATAGGCGATAAGTTAGTAGGAGCTAGTATAAATAAAAATGGTAATATTAGGATGATTGCCCAAAAAGTAGGAGACGATACGACATTATCACAAATTATAAAGTTGGTAGAAGATGCCCAAAACAGAAAGGCTCCAATAGCAAATCTGGCAGATTTAGTGTCTTCATACTTTGTTCCTATAGTTATGTCAATAGCAACAATTTCTGCTTTTATTTGGTATTTTGTAGGGAAATCTACTTTTGAATTTGCACTGACTATATTTGTATCTGTACTGGTGATAGCTTGTCCATGTGCATTAGGATTGGCTACACCAACTGCAATAATGGTAGGAACAGGCAAAGGTGCTGAAAATGGGATACTTATAAAGGGTGGTGACTCACTTGAGATAGCAAAGGATATAAAAACAGTAGCCTTTGACAAAACCGGTACCATCACTGAGGGAAATCCAAGGCTAACTGACTTTATGGTAGAAGATGAAAGTTATAGCGAAAATTATTTACTTGGATTAATAGCATCGATTGAAAAAAAATCTGAGCATCCACTAGCAGATGCTATTGTGGATTATGCAAATAAATTTGGGATAGAATTTTTAGATATAGACCAATTTATCAACATTGAAGGTATGGGTATAAAGTCAAGCTTGGATAATACTGAGATACTAATAGGAAATAGTAAATTGATGTATAAAAATTCCGTATCAAATGTAGAACAAGTATTTAATAAATATAAAGATAGGATAGATGATGGTAAATCTTATATTTATATAGCTATTGATGGCAAGTGCGTAGCTATGATATTTGTAGCAGATGTAATAAGAAAAAGCAGTATTAGTGCCGTAAGAAAGCTTAAAGATTTAGGCATAGAAGTAGTAATGATAACAGGTGATAATGATTTGATAGCTTCATCAATCGCTCAAAAAGTAGGTATTGATAAGTACTATGCTAATATATTACCTGCTGATAAAGCTTCTATTGTTGAAGGACTAAAAAGTAGTGGTAAAAAAGTGGCTATGGTGGGTGATGGTATAAATGATGCACCAGCACTTGCTACTTCAGATTTAGGAATAGCAATAGGTAATGGTACAGATGTTGCGATTGAATCTGCTGATATAATACTAATCAAAAATGATATAAATGATGTTTCAAAAGCAATAAGACTTA